A stretch of the Thermodesulfovibrionia bacterium genome encodes the following:
- a CDS encoding TusE/DsrC/DsvC family sulfur relay protein, whose amino-acid sequence MATLDFDGKSFEVDDDGYLIDWQEWQEGVATNMAKEDGLELTEAHWEVIRFLREYFEKFQIAPMIKILTKELAKTYGKEKGNTKYLYELYPAGPAKQACRYAGLPKPTGCV is encoded by the coding sequence ATGGCAACTTTAGACTTTGACGGAAAATCTTTTGAGGTTGATGATGATGGATACTTGATAGACTGGCAGGAGTGGCAGGAAGGCGTTGCCACCAATATGGCAAAGGAAGACGGCCTTGAACTCACAGAGGCTCACTGGGAAGTCATCAGGTTCCTCAGAGAGTATTTTGAGAAGTTCCAGATTGCACCTATGATCAAGATCCTTACAAAAGAACTTGCAAAGACATACGGCAAGGAAAAGGGCAACACCAAATATCTTTACGAGCTTTACCCTGCCGGCCCTGCCAAGCAGGCATGCAGATACGCCGGACTTCCGAAACCAACCGGCTGCGTATAA